The Rhipicephalus microplus isolate Deutch F79 chromosome 4, USDA_Rmic, whole genome shotgun sequence sequence TTAGGTTTCTTCGAGACGTTTACTTCAGGGGGAACAAGATCAATAAAGTACACAAACAAGCGTTTGTGTCTTCTAGACATCTTCGTACTCTCGATTTGGCCTTCAACCAACTGGAAGACGTGGGGTATGAGCAGTTCAAGGATTTTCAGTGGCTTGAAAAACTTGACCTCAGCTACAATAAGATTTCTAAGATTGCTAGCGCGGCCTTCTTGAAGATGTACCAAGTTCACATTGACCTCAGTCACAACAACATTAGCTTCATAGGAGACATGGCCTTCCAGGAACTGTCAAACGTTAGCGTCTTTGATATGTCGCACAACAACATTACTACCTTACCGAAAGATGCGTTTTACTTGTCTGACGTCACGGTTCTTCTACTCAATCACAACAATATAAGTGATTTCAATAGCGTACCTGTCGCTAATATAACCGGCATAAAAGTGCTCAACGTGACCTTCAACAAGATCAACGAACTTAACCGAAaggcatttacgaagaaaaggTTGTATGAGCTGCACACCGTCGACTTTAGTTACAACAACATCTCTGAAATATCCGGGTCAGTTTTCGAGAAATTGGCCGGCGTACGATTCATAAACCTCAGTCACAACGTGATTAAAAAAATCGGCTACAGCACTTTTGGGTCGATTCCGACATTGCTCGAACTGGACATCAGCCACAACAACATCAGTGACGTCAGCCACGGTGGTCTCTCGGCCATGGTCAGCGTACGCCTGATAAGGGCCAACGACAACAAGATTAAGCGAATGTTCAATCTTCCCATAGCGTTGAACGAACTTCACTTGCAGAACAACCGGCTCACACATTTCGGCCCTGGAACATTCAGGTCGATGAATTCCATGTTAAGGCTTTACCTCGATAGCAACAATCTAACTCGGCTCGAAAGGGGGTCGTTCTCGAATCTGCTAACACTGCAGACGCTCTCTCTCGGAAACAACAGCATCGGCAGGGTACCATGGGAAGCGCTAGAAGATCTCAGCGCCCTTCAATACTTGTATCTCAATGACAACCAGATCAAAGCCCTCCCTAAGAAAGCGTTTGGACGCCTTCCTGTCGTGTTCGAGCTGAGACTTCAGAACAACCAGATCAACAACGTAAGCGAGTACGCCTTTGAGGGTATGCTCCAACTACTTCGCCTCAACATGAGCTACAACAACATCTCCTTCATACCACCCGACGCTTTCAAGGGCCTCGTGTCCCTCCATACCCTAGACCTTTCGCACAACTTGCTAAACAAACTCGAAAACAAAACCCACGGCCTCCTGGACGATCTACTGTCTCTGACTTCCATAAATGTCTCTCACAACGAGGTTGCTTTCGTGACAGAAAAGACGTTTCCTCGATCGCCTTACATTCCGTACAAGTTGAAGCACGTTGATCTCAGCCACAACTTCATTTCGGTGCTGACGAACAGCTTCGACGATGGCCTCGGAAAAGCGGAGTACCTCGACTTGCGCCACAATCTGATCAATGAAGTATACCCCAATGTTCTTAGAAATCTGACCAGCCTTAGACATCTCGACATGTCGTACAACGATCTGAGGCACATTGCCAACGGCGCTCTCACACTTCCGGAGAACGTTAGCTGGGCGGACTTCAGTCACAACAAGATCTTCTCGATTGACCTGCGGGACTTTCTGGCGTCTCAGCAGCTGCGACACCTAGACCTTCGGTTCAACAACGTGACTATGTTTGAAGAGATGTACATGGCCCGAATCAAGGATGGTCTTCGTCTCTATTACGAAGGTGAGAACTTGCCATTAAGAACAATCGTCATGGTTACTGCCCTAAAAATTCATGAAAGATATACACCTAATTAGTTAAGACTAATGAAGGCTCATTTTAAAGCATATTTTTTGTAAACTTTCCCATAACTTTTGTTCAAAGAATATGCAATCTGAAATcgctaaaaaaaaacttgccgaCAGCTGAACTTCAAACATTTATTCGAAAGCAGGGTGGGATGTAGTATTTGAAACATTTGGTATGAGACCCATTGAGGTAGCGTGCATGCCGCCTCACAGCCACTGTGCTAAAAAGTAGAATATGCAGAAAACACCATTCACATAAGTGATTTGGGTCATGATAAGAAGCAAAGACGATTGCTTTTGAGTAAGATATTAAACACTCTTCGTTGGGCGTGCATAACCGGCTCACGTACGCAGCATGACTGCGGAAgagaaatgcgcacgcgcactgCCTAACTTATCTTTTCCGCGAATGTGTGCGTATACGCCCGAAAAAACAACAGCATAACAAACAAGTATTGCGGCCAAAGTTGTTTGAGGGGCAATTTTCACGTGATAGATAAAGGCTGGTGTAGTAGTATGTagtaaaaactttattgcacTAGAGAGAATTAGGGCGAAGTTGGGTGGTTATCCCAGTCCAGAGCCCCTCTGGGCTTTGCGGCTCGCTGGGCCTGATCGAGCAGAGCAACTTAACTCTCTCGATCCCTGCTTTGCGCAACCGCTCTCCTTTGATGCTGTAATTTTCTTACCACGTTGATCTTGGGGATATTTTTCGAGAGATTCACGACCGCGCCTGCGTAGTCGGGAGGTTTGCTGAAAACTTTGGAGCCTCCCTAGCAAACGGGAAAGTTGGTATGAGCGCGCGTACCCAACACTCGTGCATTTTCGAGGCCTATTGCTCCTTGGAAAAAACCATCCAATTCCTGTTTCGGGCTTCATCCACCTTTCTTAGGATGTCTGATTGGGAGGACATAACTTGCTTCGACATGTCAGGCACGGGAAAACTCAGTACATTTGACGCTACCACGAGAACAGCAGCATGCGTCGATGcgttaaagtaagagaaaaagaGAAGCTTGAGTCTATTCGTAATTTGTATTCGTAATGGCCCCCAGTATTGGCGTGGAAAATCTCAGAGGCTACGGCGTGCCACTGATGACCTAATCTGTCAGTATAGCGGTGTATGTAGCTCACGCTTGCGCCTGTTTTCCCGCGTCCTTGAAGTTTCCcctaaatacactagagggaactctggcgctagtctcTGTGAGAGCTGAAACGCATGGCGCTTCGGCGagcatgaaaatgatgggtaAGAAATGTGCCTAATATTCGTACTTTTCGATCTGTTTGCCTTCGCGTGGCTTCAAGCTGTTTTGTCATAAAAGAACAATGAGTTATACTGTATCAGTTTCGCTTCACCACCGTAATCTTTTAGGCTGACCAATTTGAATGGGGTCAAAAAATTCCGAATggttttttctttcattcaaaaCAAGACCGAAACatggcaataaacgaagccacaactgCGTTTGAAGTCCACAAACACGAAGACAAGGCAAATCCATGCACTACCCACCATTACCttgatcgcagcgccacagtctCCTGTAGTTACTTTTAGAAACCTCTACGTTCACGCCCATACTATGGCCGCGTATACGTCTACCGCGGCAGTGCGGGCAGCACCGGCTCGTAGCTGCGCGTTAGTGCACGTTCGTATGAAACTTTGTAAAACTAAAATAGGTTCCCATCAACTTAGCTCAATTACATTTCAGGCTAATGAAACTTAGCCAGGACCATAGAATAATTCATATCGCCTAAGAAATTCGTATGAGCCGTCATTATAACACCGATTTTTCACTGTATATTCTCACGGAGCGACACATGCGTGTGATTTCTATCGAGGCTTACCTCTGTGAGGGAATTGTTAATCGCAATTTAAGAATCGCGCCCTGTCACACAAACAATTCTGATTGTGATCGATCCGAATTAGAATTTTTTGCCTTGGTCTTCCTGGGCTGTTGCAGTCAAGCTTCGTTATTAAGTTAGCTATTTAGTGGGTGCTCGCCccactgcagtggtctagtgactaaggtactcggctgctgacttgcaggtcgcgggatcgaattccggcttcggcggctgcatttctgatggcggcggaaatgctgTAAACTCGTGTGCTCagtttgggtacacgttaaaaaaccccgggtggtcgaaatttccgaagctctccactacagcgtctctcataatcatatggtgattttgggacgttaagccacaCATGTCAATCAATAGTGGGTGCTCGATTACTAGAGGCTGGTTACGACGCGACAACGGAAACGCGtcgaccttaaggagcttcactcctaaaaaccCTTCATTAAAGGGCTTAAATCAATATGTGGCACAGGGAGTTGTGTAACGTGACGGCATCTCTTCGAGACGTGTTGCATAACATGATGTCTTTGCAGGAAACCCCTTAACCTGCGACTGCCACGTGAAGTACCTGCGCCAGTGGCTGAGTCACAACCCCCAGGCGACCGAGTGGAACAGCGTCGTCTGCCACTCTCCTCACCACTTGCACAAGCAGCCCCTCGTGGAGGTCAGCCCCGACCTCCTGGATTGCCTCACCGACGAGGAGCGTGAACTAAAAGGAGACGACGACGGCTCCGCGGTAGACCTGAAGTTTAGAATCGTAGATTCTCCGTCCAAGAGGACCATACGCTTTGCCTGGTACGTCGCCACGAAAGAGGACGTGTCCGGCTTCCGTGCTATCTTGAGTGACGTGTTGACCAGCAGCCTCATGAGTGAAACGGACATTCCCTATCGGTACAGGGAGTACACTATCAACGGCCTCGAGTCTTCGGTGGA is a genomic window containing:
- the LOC119172180 gene encoding uncharacterized protein LOC119172180, with product MKTLGFVCLFLWLALAEARSAGPKCPGGHTQIYPCKCARSEDVGLHIVCDGVNLAMMSRGLGNIEHPIANLTITGSSFKRLFGDVFSGLQVINLTVAHGSLASIATGVMDHFNESLKLLSFEDNILPEIPVELINKFRNLTSLNLAYNKIEVIPANAFGALNILFELRLDHNLIFKVHPSAFTGLNRLERLELHHNRMEKIERNTFRVARKIKYLDLSHNNFTAFQKIDFNQLTNMWFLNISHNRVKTFPRGMFVANAILRVINMSYNELSEIDANTVKGVRFLRDVYFRGNKINKVHKQAFVSSRHLRTLDLAFNQLEDVGYEQFKDFQWLEKLDLSYNKISKIASAAFLKMYQVHIDLSHNNISFIGDMAFQELSNVSVFDMSHNNITTLPKDAFYLSDVTVLLLNHNNISDFNSVPVANITGIKVLNVTFNKINELNRKAFTKKRLYELHTVDFSYNNISEISGSVFEKLAGVRFINLSHNVIKKIGYSTFGSIPTLLELDISHNNISDVSHGGLSAMVSVRLIRANDNKIKRMFNLPIALNELHLQNNRLTHFGPGTFRSMNSMLRLYLDSNNLTRLERGSFSNLLTLQTLSLGNNSIGRVPWEALEDLSALQYLYLNDNQIKALPKKAFGRLPVVFELRLQNNQINNVSEYAFEGMLQLLRLNMSYNNISFIPPDAFKGLVSLHTLDLSHNLLNKLENKTHGLLDDLLSLTSINVSHNEVAFVTEKTFPRSPYIPYKLKHVDLSHNFISVLTNSFDDGLGKAEYLDLRHNLINEVYPNVLRNLTSLRHLDMSYNDLRHIANGALTLPENVSWADFSHNKIFSIDLRDFLASQQLRHLDLRFNNVTMFEEMYMARIKDGLRLYYEGNPLTCDCHVKYLRQWLSHNPQATEWNSVVCHSPHHLHKQPLVEVSPDLLDCLTDEERELKGDDDGSAVDLKFRIVDSPSKRTIRFAWYVATKEDVSGFRAILSDVLTSSLMSETDIPYRYREYTINGLESSVEYRLCLVALDSTGGARSLPMRQCRTVTPVGAATRTVSSASVLIVVLAALTTAFVSELRFSNST